AGCTCACGGAAGAGGGCGATATCCTTCGCCAAGCCCGTGTAATCTTGTCCCGGGATGCCGACCATAACCCCGCTGCCCGCCTCATAGCCCAATTGCTTGAGCCGTCGCAGCATGGCGATACGATCGCTCAATTCTTGTCGGTTTGTGGGCGGATGAATTTCATCGTAGAGTGCTCGATTCGACGTCTCAAAGCGCAGGAGATACCGATTGGCGCCCGCTTCGCGCCACGCGATCAAATCTTCGTCGGGACGCTCGCCCAAACTCAAGGTGACCGCCAAAGGCGTCTGCTTTTTGATCTGTCGCACTACACCGGCCAGCCACTCCGCTTTGATACCGTAATCCTCGCCCGATTGGAGCACGACTGTACCATACCCATAGGCGCACGCTTCTTTGACACAGCCCATAATTTCCGCTTCAGACATGCGGTAGCGTTGTAATTCGCGATGGTCGGAGCGCAGCCCGCAATAGGCGCAATGACGAATACAATAGCTGGAGATTTCTATCAGCCCCCGCAAATGCACCTCATCGCCCACGTACTCTTTGCGCGTCTCATTGGCGGCGTTCCACAAGTGCTGCAACCGCTCCGAATCCTCTTCGCGAAGCCACTGCTCAATCGTTTGGGTATGGAGATTTGTGCGGAGCTCATCCATGATCTATATCCTGTTTCCTGTGCCGGATCGTCCCATCGTCACGCACGCCGCTCAAACATCGACGATACGGGCCGGCTGTTGCTCCGAAACCGGCGGCGGAGCGCTGCCTTGCCTTTACTGAAACAGCGAGGTCAAGCATTATGTTCCGCTTCTTTTCGACGCAGCAGCTCCAAGGCATCGGGGAAGGGCTCCAGGGCACGCTCAAAAATGCCCAAGCTGAAAGCAATGGCAAGCCCGTAATTGGTCACGGGAACGCCCGCCTGCCTGCATTTCAAGAGCCGGCTTAACATGGCGCGCCGATTGGTCACACAAGCGCCGCAATGGATCACCAGCTGATAGGCACTCAAATCCATGGCGAAATCATGCCCTTGCACCGAATCAAATTGCAAGGGGCCGCCCACATATTGGGTCAGCCAGCGCGGGATCTTCACTCGGCCAATATCATCTTCAATGGGATGGTGGCTGCACGATTCGGCAATCAAGACGCGGTCATTGGGCTTCAGCGAATCAATGGCCAATGCCCCCGCCACCTGGGTCACGAGATCGCCGCGAAAGCGCGCAAAGAGAATGGAAAAGCTCGTCATGAGCACCGATTTCGGAGTTACCTCAGCCACTTTCGTAAACGCTTGCGAATCCGTGATCACCAGCTTGGGCGGTTCTTTTAATTTCACGAGCGTATCGCGCAGCTGCACATCTTTGGTCACGACACAAGAAGCGTTGTTGTCAAGCAGATCGCGGATACTCTGGACCTGCGGCATAATGAGCCGCCCCTTGGGCGCCTCCTTATCCAAGGGCACCACCAGAACTGCCAGCTCATCGGCCCCGACCAAATCGCCGAGCAGACTGGGCTGCTCCACATAATCGGCAGGAGCCACGTCCAAGAGCGCCTGCCGAAACTCGGGCAAGCCCTTGCCTTCGGTAAGCGTCGCCATGACCACACGCTGCACGTTGTCTTCGTCGATCAACGCGCCGACCAGCTGCGCCGAGGGTTCCGCCGTATCACATTTATTGAAGACCACCACCACGGGCACCTGGCGGCTGTGCAGTTCCTTGAGCAGTTCTTTTTCAAAATCCTGCCACTCGCCCGCCGCACAAACAATGACGCCCACATCAACCCGATCAAAGACGGAACGGCTTCGGTCGGAGCGCAGCTGACCTAAAGCGCCCATATCATCCAAGCCCGCCGTATCAATA
This genomic window from Candidatus Hydrogenedentota bacterium contains:
- the hydE gene encoding [FeFe] hydrogenase H-cluster radical SAM maturase HydE; protein product: MDELRTNLHTQTIEQWLREEDSERLQHLWNAANETRKEYVGDEVHLRGLIEISSYCIRHCAYCGLRSDHRELQRYRMSEAEIMGCVKEACAYGYGTVVLQSGEDYGIKAEWLAGVVRQIKKQTPLAVTLSLGERPDEDLIAWREAGANRYLLRFETSNRALYDEIHPPTNRQELSDRIAMLRRLKQLGYEAGSGVMVGIPGQDYTGLAKDIALFREL
- the hydF gene encoding [FeFe] hydrogenase H-cluster maturation GTPase HydF, coding for MRSTPKSLRLHIGLFGRRNVGKSSLLNGITGQQVSIVSEYAGTTTDPVEKAMELLPLGPVLFIDTAGLDDMGALGQLRSDRSRSVFDRVDVGVIVCAAGEWQDFEKELLKELHSRQVPVVVVFNKCDTAEPSAQLVGALIDEDNVQRVVMATLTEGKGLPEFRQALLDVAPADYVEQPSLLGDLVGADELAVLVVPLDKEAPKGRLIMPQVQSIRDLLDNNASCVVTKDVQLRDTLVKLKEPPKLVITDSQAFTKVAEVTPKSVLMTSFSILFARFRGDLVTQVAGALAIDSLKPNDRVLIAESCSHHPIEDDIGRVKIPRWLTQYVGGPLQFDSVQGHDFAMDLSAYQLVIHCGACVTNRRAMLSRLLKCRQAGVPVTNYGLAIAFSLGIFERALEPFPDALELLRRKEAEHNA